From a region of the Castanea sativa cultivar Marrone di Chiusa Pesio chromosome 10, ASM4071231v1 genome:
- the LOC142612496 gene encoding uncharacterized protein LOC142612496, whose product MAETTNEILDGGKLREEISAFVDNAGEIFQPLDDTFLHLYSTSKKLYQSAVTGDWNEVLDICSKNEFLTLPITKSNDTVFHLAAYKNQEAILQKLLELLPQEIQILTPALRRTNKKGNTLLHIAASVGSVNMCRSIIKADTGSIINIEADITKSERIQRIINNEGESALFLAAFHGHKDAFLYLHSICSPEEGYHLCKRNKQDDQETILHRAITEEYYELSLIILHLYKDLVNLPNEKGMTPLHLLAKKPSAFKSGSRHRWLENIIYHALPKTGEFRAADIENLERPQVTYGGRHQTFGRKCADIENQEGKYQSEKCSKFKLRYYQ is encoded by the exons ATGGCGGAAACCACG AACGAGATTTTAGATGGTGGAAAACTTCGGGAAGAGATTAGCGCTTTTGTAGACAACGCTGGTGAGATTTTTCAGCCATTGGATGATACATTTTTACACTTATATTCCACGAGTAAAAAATTGTATCAAAGTGCCGTCACGGGTGATTGGAACGAAGTCCTTGACATATGTAGTAAAAACGAGTTTTTAACTCTCCCGATCACCAAGTCCAATGACACCGTGTTCCACCTAGCAGCCTACAAAAACCAAGAGGCTATTCTTCAAAAACTTCTAGAACTATTACCTCAGGAAATTCAGATCTTAACTCCTGCTTTAAGAAGGACAAACAAGAAAGGAAATACCCTTCTCCACATTGCAGCATCAGTGGGGAGTGTGAACATGTGTCGCAGCATCATTAAAGCTGACACCGGCAGCATCATTAATATTGAAGCTGATATCACAAAATCAGAAAGAATACAACGTATTATTAACAATGAAGGTGAGAGCGCTCTCTTCTTAGCAGCATTTCATGGTCACAAAGACGCTTTCCTTTACTTGCATTCTATCTGCAGCCCGGAAGAAGGCTACCATCTCTGTAAAAGGAATAAGCAGGATGATCAGGAGACTATTCTCCACCGTGCCATCACTGAAGAATACTATG AATTGTCCTTAATAATACTTCACCTCTATAAAGATCTTGTTAACCTTCCCAATGAAAAAGGCATGACCCCTCTCCATCTCCTAGCAAAGAAGCCTTCTGCCTTCAAAAGTGGTAGCCGTCATCGATGGTTGGAAAATATCATCTATCACG CACTCCCCAAAACGGGCGAATTTCGGGCTGCCGATATTGAGAACCTTGAAAGACCACAAGTTACCTATGGAGGAAGACACCAAA CATTTGGCAGAAAATGCGCTGATATAGAGAACCAAGAAGGTAAATATCAGAGCGAGAAatgttcaaagttcaaactacGATATTATCAATAA